In Corynebacterium ulcerans, one genomic interval encodes:
- a CDS encoding CPBP family intramembrane glutamic endopeptidase codes for MQTKIKEFLVGGDRIDHLKWWDLVILAVIFFGYSTYISTVGFLALEDPILGDLTPAEFSTNDNYEAFFDQLFFFVIAAVYLILRRFNFKQWTIRITLKSTFAAIVIFVGVALLFDAYHSIVALFIQPLESAIEAAEASEVIGQSNLEALIAKLDLSLVLFSLQNGFYEEIFFLGICLSVAPKYRVAAFIFSLVVRTVFHTYQGLSSALAIGLILGIAFYFLYTRSKDKNLYPFFLAHAICDVVGLAILYLFGI; via the coding sequence GTGCAGACAAAAATAAAAGAGTTCCTCGTGGGAGGAGACCGGATAGATCATTTAAAGTGGTGGGATCTTGTGATCCTGGCAGTGATCTTTTTTGGTTATTCCACCTACATCTCTACGGTGGGATTCCTTGCGCTTGAAGATCCTATTCTAGGTGACCTAACTCCTGCAGAATTCAGCACGAACGATAACTATGAGGCGTTTTTTGACCAGCTGTTTTTCTTTGTTATAGCAGCGGTCTATCTGATTCTGCGTAGGTTCAATTTTAAGCAATGGACTATTCGTATAACGCTGAAATCTACCTTTGCTGCGATTGTTATTTTTGTTGGGGTAGCGCTGCTTTTCGACGCTTATCATTCGATAGTCGCGCTATTTATTCAGCCGCTTGAGTCTGCTATCGAAGCCGCAGAAGCATCTGAGGTGATTGGGCAGAGCAATCTAGAAGCTTTGATCGCAAAACTTGATCTGTCTCTAGTGCTTTTCTCTCTCCAGAATGGCTTTTATGAAGAGATCTTTTTCTTGGGAATTTGCCTTAGCGTTGCGCCTAAGTACAGGGTGGCAGCGTTTATCTTCTCGCTCGTAGTACGAACAGTTTTCCATACGTATCAGGGCCTTAGCTCGGCATTGGCCATCGGCTTGATCCTAGGAATTGCCTTCTACTTCTTGTACACCAGAAGCAAGGACAAAAACCTGTACCCCTTCTTCTTGGCTCACGCGATTTGCGATGTTGTAGGCCTGGCCATACTTTATCTCTTTGGCATCTAA
- the clpB gene encoding ATP-dependent chaperone ClpB, with amino-acid sequence MNSFNPTTKTQEALQVALQQASSLGNPDIRPAHLLAAILGQEDGIAVPVLRATGVDPQVVAQEANALVAGYPKAEGSGMANPNFNREALNALTAAQELAGELGDEYVSTEVLLAAIARGKSDAAELLTKRGATYDVIKGVFPSVRGSKKVTSQDPEGQFQALEKYSTDLTARAREGKIDPVIGRDSEIRRVVQVLSRRTKNNPVLIGEPGVGKTAIVEGLARRIVAGDVPESLKGKTLISLDLGSMVAGAKYRGEFEERLKAVLDEIKAAEGEVITFIDELHTIVGAGATGDSAMDAGNMIKPLLARGELRLVGATTLDEYRKYIEKDAALERRFQQVFVGEPSVEDAIGILRGLKERYEVHHGVRIQDSALVAAATLSDRYITSRFLPDKAIDLVDEAASRLRMEIDSSPQEIDELERIVRRLEIEEVALGKETDAASQQRLEKLRQELADEREKLGELKARWNNEKSAIDKVREAKEELEHLRSESEIAEREGDYGKVAELRYGRIPELEKQVAEAESHTTDTTMLSEEVTPDTIADVVSAWTGIPAGKMLQGETEKLLHMESELGNRVVGQLEAVEAVSDAVRRARAGVADPNRPTGSFLFLGPTGVGKTELAKALAEFMFDDERAMVRIDMSEYGEKHSVARLVGAPPGYVGYDQGGQLTEAVRRRPYTVVLFDEVEKAHSDVFDILLQVLDEGRLTDGQGRTVDFRNTVLILTSNLGAGGTREQMMDAVKRAFKPEFVNRLDDVVIFDPLSEEQLTHIVDIQIAQLADRLSARRLTLNVSDAAKLWLAERGYEPAYGARPLRRLIQQAIGDQLAKKLLAGEIRDGDTVHVDVADGGGALELAKG; translated from the coding sequence ATGAATTCATTCAATCCAACAACTAAAACGCAAGAGGCTTTGCAGGTTGCGCTGCAGCAGGCCTCGTCGCTGGGCAATCCGGATATTCGCCCAGCTCATTTACTTGCAGCGATCTTAGGTCAGGAAGATGGCATTGCGGTGCCGGTCTTGCGTGCTACGGGCGTGGACCCGCAGGTGGTGGCGCAGGAGGCCAACGCGCTTGTGGCAGGGTATCCCAAGGCTGAGGGTTCTGGGATGGCAAATCCCAACTTTAACCGCGAGGCTTTGAACGCGCTGACCGCTGCGCAGGAGCTGGCTGGCGAATTAGGCGATGAGTATGTGTCCACCGAGGTGCTGCTCGCTGCGATTGCTCGGGGAAAGTCCGATGCTGCGGAATTACTGACTAAGCGAGGCGCTACCTATGACGTTATTAAAGGTGTGTTCCCCTCTGTGAGAGGAAGCAAGAAGGTGACTAGCCAAGACCCCGAGGGGCAGTTCCAGGCTTTGGAGAAATACTCCACTGACCTTACGGCTCGTGCACGCGAGGGGAAGATCGACCCTGTTATTGGGCGTGACTCGGAGATCCGCCGTGTGGTTCAGGTGTTGAGTCGCCGCACCAAGAATAATCCGGTTCTTATTGGTGAGCCGGGTGTGGGTAAGACCGCGATTGTAGAAGGTTTGGCTCGCCGGATCGTCGCCGGCGACGTGCCGGAATCTCTGAAGGGGAAGACCCTGATTAGCCTTGACCTTGGCTCGATGGTCGCTGGTGCTAAGTACCGTGGCGAGTTTGAGGAGCGCCTCAAGGCTGTGCTTGATGAGATCAAGGCAGCAGAAGGTGAGGTCATTACCTTTATTGATGAGCTGCACACCATCGTTGGTGCGGGCGCTACCGGGGATTCCGCTATGGATGCCGGCAACATGATTAAGCCGCTGCTGGCTCGTGGCGAGCTGCGCTTGGTGGGTGCCACCACCCTGGATGAGTATCGCAAGTACATCGAGAAGGATGCTGCTTTGGAGCGCCGTTTCCAGCAGGTCTTTGTCGGCGAGCCATCTGTGGAGGACGCCATCGGTATCCTGCGCGGACTCAAAGAGCGCTATGAGGTGCATCATGGCGTGCGTATTCAGGATTCTGCATTGGTAGCTGCGGCTACTCTCTCGGATCGTTATATCACGTCGCGTTTCTTACCAGATAAGGCGATTGACCTGGTCGATGAGGCCGCTAGCCGGCTGCGCATGGAGATCGATTCTTCCCCGCAGGAGATCGACGAGCTGGAGCGCATCGTGCGGCGTTTGGAGATTGAAGAGGTCGCGCTGGGCAAAGAGACGGATGCGGCGTCTCAGCAGCGCTTGGAGAAGTTGCGCCAGGAGCTTGCCGACGAACGCGAGAAGCTCGGTGAGCTCAAAGCCCGCTGGAACAATGAGAAATCTGCAATAGATAAGGTGCGCGAGGCCAAGGAGGAATTGGAACACCTGCGTTCTGAGTCCGAGATCGCTGAGCGCGAAGGCGATTACGGCAAGGTAGCTGAGCTGCGCTATGGCCGAATCCCGGAGCTGGAAAAGCAGGTGGCTGAGGCTGAGTCTCATACCACTGACACCACGATGCTTTCGGAGGAAGTCACCCCGGATACCATCGCGGACGTCGTCTCTGCATGGACTGGTATTCCCGCAGGCAAGATGCTTCAGGGCGAGACTGAGAAGCTTCTACACATGGAATCCGAGCTGGGTAACCGAGTAGTGGGCCAGCTAGAAGCCGTGGAGGCGGTATCTGACGCGGTGCGTCGTGCGCGCGCTGGTGTGGCTGATCCGAATCGTCCGACTGGTTCGTTCCTCTTCCTCGGTCCTACAGGTGTGGGTAAGACTGAGCTGGCCAAAGCCTTGGCTGAGTTCATGTTTGATGATGAACGTGCGATGGTACGCATTGATATGTCTGAGTACGGGGAGAAGCACTCCGTGGCTCGGCTGGTTGGTGCCCCTCCCGGATATGTTGGTTACGATCAGGGCGGCCAGCTCACCGAGGCCGTGCGTCGGCGTCCTTACACAGTAGTGCTTTTCGACGAAGTGGAGAAAGCTCACTCCGACGTCTTTGACATCCTGCTGCAGGTGCTCGACGAGGGCCGGCTTACCGACGGCCAAGGCCGTACCGTCGACTTCCGAAACACCGTCCTCATCCTCACCTCTAACCTGGGAGCCGGTGGCACCCGCGAGCAGATGATGGATGCCGTCAAGCGGGCCTTTAAACCAGAATTTGTTAACCGCTTGGATGACGTAGTGATTTTTGATCCACTCTCAGAAGAGCAACTGACCCACATCGTGGACATCCAGATCGCTCAGCTGGCAGACCGTCTTTCGGCGCGCCGCCTGACTCTGAATGTCTCGGATGCTGCCAAGCTATGGCTGGCTGAACGCGGTTACGAGCCGGCTTATGGTGCACGACCATTACGCCGCCTGATCCAGCAGGCGATTGGCGACCAGCTAGCTAAGAAGCTGCTGGCGGGTGAGATCCGCGACGGCGATACCGTGCACGTGGATGTGGCCGATGGTGGCGGGGCCTTGGAACTGGCGAAGGGCTAA
- a CDS encoding class C sortase — protein MVKHADAKEELAHKKKKQSKGNAFVALLIILLGLCVLLYPVISTQWNNYAQLKAADEYSKLEKSTPPEVLDTAWNEAQAYNAERLVSDRVLDAWNDTTDENSPAYQRYRSYLSQLAETDAMGRIIIPSIKSDLPIYHGTSEDSLQRGVGHLYGTDLPVGGVDRHSVLSAHTGLQNATLWDNLNKVKEGDAFYIAAAGHKLKYQVDRISVVLPEETDALQRVEGQDLITLVTCTPYGINTHRLLVQGHQVPMDPQEEKVFEEGSGMNMQWWMWAILAAAVLTIVLLIVWWRKNFSK, from the coding sequence ATGGTCAAGCACGCAGATGCTAAAGAAGAACTGGCCCACAAAAAGAAAAAGCAGAGCAAAGGCAACGCTTTCGTCGCACTTTTGATCATCCTTCTTGGTCTGTGCGTTTTGCTTTATCCCGTCATATCCACGCAGTGGAATAACTATGCCCAATTGAAAGCTGCCGATGAGTACTCCAAATTGGAAAAATCAACGCCTCCAGAAGTACTAGACACTGCATGGAATGAGGCACAGGCTTATAATGCAGAACGGCTGGTGAGCGACCGCGTTCTTGATGCATGGAACGACACTACTGATGAAAATTCCCCTGCCTATCAACGCTATCGCAGTTATCTCTCCCAACTCGCTGAAACCGATGCTATGGGACGCATTATCATCCCTTCCATTAAGTCGGATTTACCTATTTACCACGGAACTTCAGAGGACTCTTTGCAGCGTGGCGTCGGCCATCTGTACGGAACCGACTTACCAGTGGGAGGCGTCGATCGGCACTCTGTGCTTTCTGCGCATACCGGACTACAGAACGCTACGTTGTGGGACAACCTGAACAAGGTCAAAGAAGGCGATGCCTTCTATATTGCCGCGGCCGGACACAAACTTAAGTATCAAGTTGATCGCATAAGTGTGGTCCTGCCTGAGGAGACAGATGCGCTCCAAAGGGTTGAAGGGCAAGACCTCATCACTTTGGTCACGTGTACACCATACGGAATCAACACACATCGTCTTCTCGTGCAAGGCCATCAAGTCCCCATGGATCCGCAGGAAGAAAAAGTGTTTGAAGAAGGCTCGGGAATGAACATGCAGTGGTGGATGTGGGCAATTCTTGCGGCTGCCGTTCTCACTATTGTTTTGCTCATCGTTTGGTGGCGCAAAAACTTTAGTAAGTAA
- a CDS encoding transporter → MTSTLVRLHRTLRSRLFKKNPTAVMMLILVGFYALGGLAGTSLLLAAAAETQSWSVLPLILGVGCLGYLVVESVIPSGENQIDVRTLAPLPIEAKQILPALAIIPLLTSRGVLALICAVVTAVVGTLMLPGAWGLLWSVATLINTATAILLAELLKAAISGSSRANNDKKNIIGVVLVFLIILGFNQIRWDNVSPEALAPAGEVLGWLPIASAGGVVASLIAGAAWWVIAAKILITVATFAVGILSWKALVSGHLKNPNGTSQASAQPAKTKKDKGRQTLLVPGAPHTAGGYIYSRAIQYYRRDSRLLGSLIMLPVMIAFFIFKALTGQPEMLYISIFILAWLCGISAANDFGYDGPGIWSIIVSGTPVKTWLRARHLAAITPPIVFYVFTAVLTFILSPNTTLALFIFIASLGAFLSSAAIGLLFTSFNAFPTAPPGTNPWTDKSGYSGAAMLSSFGSLIGVWFPLAPGAILLAIGYFNSSQMFLIIGAILVIAVPAAAYYAVQVMCIRRIEKSVPELFNKVGHWVS, encoded by the coding sequence ATGACATCAACATTAGTGCGACTACACCGCACACTACGCTCACGCCTTTTTAAGAAAAACCCCACGGCCGTCATGATGCTCATCCTGGTCGGCTTCTACGCCCTCGGCGGATTGGCAGGCACGTCCCTCCTCCTGGCCGCCGCAGCCGAGACCCAAAGCTGGAGCGTTCTACCGCTCATCCTCGGAGTAGGGTGCCTCGGCTATCTCGTGGTCGAATCGGTCATCCCGAGCGGTGAAAACCAGATCGATGTGCGCACGCTAGCACCTCTCCCCATCGAGGCAAAGCAGATCCTGCCAGCGCTCGCCATCATCCCCCTGCTCACCTCCCGAGGTGTCCTCGCACTAATCTGTGCCGTGGTGACGGCGGTCGTCGGCACGCTTATGCTTCCGGGAGCGTGGGGCCTGCTATGGAGCGTCGCGACGCTCATCAATACCGCCACAGCCATCCTCCTAGCGGAACTGCTCAAGGCAGCAATTAGCGGATCCAGTCGCGCCAATAACGACAAGAAAAACATAATAGGCGTGGTTTTGGTATTCCTCATTATCCTGGGGTTCAACCAAATACGCTGGGACAATGTCTCGCCTGAAGCGCTAGCCCCTGCCGGAGAAGTACTTGGCTGGCTTCCCATCGCATCTGCCGGAGGCGTTGTTGCCTCACTCATTGCAGGAGCCGCATGGTGGGTCATCGCAGCAAAAATCCTGATCACTGTGGCAACGTTTGCGGTAGGAATACTGAGTTGGAAGGCACTGGTCTCCGGACATCTCAAGAACCCCAATGGCACCTCACAGGCGTCGGCACAACCCGCCAAGACCAAAAAAGATAAGGGGCGGCAGACTCTCCTCGTACCCGGCGCGCCCCACACCGCCGGAGGATATATCTATTCCCGAGCGATCCAGTACTACCGACGCGACAGCCGACTCTTAGGCTCGCTCATCATGCTTCCAGTCATGATCGCTTTCTTTATCTTCAAAGCCCTGACCGGACAGCCGGAAATGCTGTATATATCTATATTTATCCTCGCTTGGCTGTGCGGCATCTCCGCAGCCAATGATTTCGGTTACGACGGTCCCGGTATTTGGTCGATCATCGTTTCCGGGACTCCTGTCAAAACATGGCTACGCGCGCGTCACCTCGCGGCCATTACCCCACCAATAGTTTTCTATGTCTTCACTGCGGTTTTGACTTTTATTCTCTCCCCGAATACAACACTCGCACTATTTATTTTCATCGCCAGCCTGGGCGCATTCCTGAGCTCCGCAGCAATCGGACTGCTTTTCACCTCTTTCAACGCATTCCCCACAGCCCCTCCTGGCACCAACCCATGGACCGACAAATCCGGTTATTCCGGTGCCGCCATGCTTAGTAGCTTCGGCTCCCTAATAGGAGTGTGGTTCCCCCTAGCACCTGGCGCGATCCTGCTAGCTATCGGATACTTCAATTCCTCCCAGATGTTCTTAATTATCGGAGCAATTCTTGTCATTGCCGTCCCTGCAGCCGCCTACTATGCGGTTCAGGTGATGTGTATTAGGCGCATAGAGAAAAGCGTTCCAGAGCTGTTTAACAAAGTCGGACACTGGGTGAGCTAG
- a CDS encoding oxidoreductase, translated as MLDHRSITELLLDNKDAFHTQVFANFYHSNPYARATIAPSEQLTPTVISLIGGLESDGKISDAVKEKFLEHTKLLDARGFHHYTALASAVRSALQTMCADLPLDKVLAAEQAITSLAADLNKASNPREPIRASVVEVERRSRRISVVRLITEENIDYRHGDFLQVTTELLNGHWRYLYPAIPANKSGHIEFHILRDELTTPTGALTTAREGDEWLLGLGEGHLYIPQDTDLLLIAHSTGLASLRPIILDLMAQSDPPRVHLFFGADYPGELYELAGLWQLAATAPWLSVSPIVKNNADAWWVQPSKYCTAPRGLHIFRTGQAGEVAASYGNWRDRSIIISGPEEDVQTSRTALILAGTPSYNIQTLSFSPKPWYLP; from the coding sequence ATGCTAGATCACAGATCTATCACGGAGCTTCTCCTTGACAACAAAGACGCGTTTCACACGCAGGTATTTGCCAACTTCTATCACAGCAACCCCTACGCGCGCGCCACAATTGCCCCTAGTGAGCAACTTACCCCTACGGTAATCTCGCTTATAGGTGGGCTAGAAAGCGACGGAAAAATATCCGACGCGGTAAAAGAGAAGTTCCTCGAGCACACGAAGCTACTCGACGCCCGAGGCTTCCATCACTACACTGCACTGGCCAGCGCGGTTCGGAGTGCATTGCAAACCATGTGCGCCGACCTTCCTTTAGATAAGGTCCTTGCAGCAGAACAAGCGATCACTTCACTCGCAGCCGACTTAAATAAGGCGAGCAATCCCCGCGAGCCAATCAGGGCCTCAGTGGTAGAAGTGGAACGTCGTAGTCGCAGGATCTCCGTGGTACGGCTTATCACGGAAGAGAACATCGACTATCGCCACGGTGATTTTCTTCAAGTCACTACAGAGCTGCTCAATGGACATTGGCGTTATCTGTACCCAGCCATTCCCGCTAACAAATCTGGTCACATCGAGTTTCATATACTGCGCGATGAGCTAACCACCCCCACCGGAGCACTTACCACGGCGCGAGAAGGCGACGAATGGCTCCTTGGGTTGGGAGAAGGCCATCTGTATATTCCACAAGACACTGACCTGCTTCTCATCGCACACAGCACTGGCCTAGCCAGTTTGCGCCCCATCATCTTGGATCTCATGGCGCAGTCCGATCCTCCACGAGTCCATCTCTTCTTCGGGGCAGATTATCCTGGAGAGCTCTACGAGCTTGCCGGCCTGTGGCAGCTAGCTGCCACAGCTCCTTGGCTCTCAGTGTCTCCTATTGTCAAAAACAACGCTGACGCATGGTGGGTCCAGCCCAGCAAATACTGCACAGCACCACGCGGGCTCCACATATTCCGTACCGGCCAAGCAGGCGAGGTTGCAGCTAGCTACGGAAACTGGCGCGATAGATCAATCATCATTTCCGGCCCCGAGGAGGATGTACAGACCAGCCGCACGGCGCTCATCCTAGCGGGAACCCCGTCTTACAATATTCAGACGCTGAGTTTTTCCCCCAAGCCTTGGTATCTCCCCTAA
- a CDS encoding sodium/glutamate symporter, producing the protein MDYTPYSLLIDVGFISILMIVGTFMRRHFAWFRHLLIPAPITAGLLGLLLGPEVLGILKFSDRLGDYSTLLIAIVFAAMPYSMTFHARDASKARNMWSYSTGMFLGQWGLFILLGLFVFKPFFGTEDWFGMMLPVGFVGGFGTAAAVGGSLDSIGAEAAASLGFTSATVGTLAAIIGGIIFANWGIRTGRTNTLPKELPWELRSGHIEDVEKQPSIGRATTNPSSIEPLTLHIGFISVTVLFAYLAQQGVKSFFPNISIPLFALSFVAGICGVIFLKVIRRPRYLDQQTVKTVSGGATDFLIAFGIASIVPSAVASYIVPLIILFIAGIIYCVFFFFVMSPVFFGDSWLERGIFSWGWATAAVATGIALLKIVDPDLKSGTLNEYGVAYVGFAPFEIGMTILAPIAILSGFAFGLGGFALVLAVAILAIPIFSGWLPKRTKESSPAPAN; encoded by the coding sequence ATGGATTACACGCCATATAGTTTGCTTATAGACGTCGGGTTTATCTCGATCTTGATGATCGTTGGCACGTTTATGCGAAGGCACTTTGCGTGGTTCCGTCACCTTCTTATTCCGGCTCCCATCACCGCTGGTCTGCTTGGTTTGCTCCTTGGCCCAGAGGTTCTGGGCATACTTAAGTTTTCGGATCGCTTGGGCGATTACTCCACCTTGCTGATCGCCATCGTTTTTGCGGCAATGCCATATTCGATGACTTTCCATGCCCGCGACGCTTCCAAAGCTCGCAACATGTGGTCGTATTCCACCGGTATGTTCTTGGGGCAGTGGGGTCTGTTCATTCTTCTTGGTCTATTCGTATTCAAACCATTCTTTGGCACTGAGGACTGGTTTGGCATGATGCTTCCGGTCGGCTTCGTCGGTGGCTTTGGTACCGCTGCTGCCGTGGGTGGCTCTCTGGATAGCATCGGGGCGGAGGCTGCGGCGTCGTTAGGCTTCACCTCTGCAACGGTGGGTACTCTTGCCGCGATTATCGGCGGAATTATCTTTGCAAACTGGGGCATTCGTACTGGCCGTACCAACACGCTGCCTAAAGAGCTGCCGTGGGAGTTGCGCAGCGGGCACATTGAGGATGTGGAAAAGCAGCCCTCCATCGGACGTGCAACAACCAACCCTTCCTCTATTGAGCCGCTTACCCTGCACATCGGTTTTATCTCGGTGACGGTGCTCTTTGCTTACCTTGCTCAGCAGGGTGTTAAGAGCTTCTTCCCCAACATTTCTATCCCGCTGTTTGCCCTATCTTTTGTTGCCGGTATCTGTGGCGTGATCTTCCTTAAGGTCATTCGTCGTCCGCGATACCTGGATCAGCAGACGGTCAAGACGGTCTCCGGTGGCGCAACTGACTTCCTGATCGCTTTCGGTATTGCGTCCATCGTGCCATCAGCTGTGGCAAGCTATATCGTTCCGCTGATTATCCTCTTTATTGCTGGCATTATTTACTGCGTTTTCTTCTTCTTTGTCATGTCTCCGGTCTTCTTCGGAGATTCCTGGCTTGAACGCGGTATTTTCAGCTGGGGTTGGGCGACGGCGGCTGTGGCTACCGGCATTGCGCTGCTCAAGATCGTGGACCCCGACCTGAAGTCGGGAACGCTTAATGAATACGGCGTGGCTTATGTAGGATTTGCCCCATTTGAGATCGGAATGACCATCCTTGCGCCGATTGCGATCCTCTCGGGATTTGCGTTTGGCTTGGGCGGATTCGCCTTGGTGCTTGCCGTAGCGATCCTTGCTATTCCGATATTTTCCGGCTGGTTGCCTAAGCGCACAAAGGAATCTAGCCCCGCGCCTGCGAACTAG
- a CDS encoding ABC transporter ATP-binding protein — translation MTSHTPHLPPLNDNPTSQAFAVRGMFKQFGPKVAVDNLSLDVPYGSIFGLVGPNGAGKTTLISLATGLLRPDAGQAWIAGSDMWTDDVAAKQKMGLLADGIPVFDRLSGPEYLEFLGGLRNMAPDVIKTRSTELLHTLGLKDAGNTPIMDYSAGMTKKILLAGALLHAPKLLILDEPLEAVDPASGRTIQRILRNFAANGGTVILSSHVMELVEGLCDHLAIIDHGRVLTMGSVDEVRQGTSLVDAFIDFVGGDAVSSDSLDWLKGEE, via the coding sequence ATGACCTCTCACACGCCTCATCTCCCTCCACTCAACGACAACCCCACGAGCCAAGCCTTTGCCGTGCGCGGAATGTTTAAGCAATTCGGCCCCAAAGTCGCAGTCGATAACCTCAGCCTGGACGTTCCCTACGGCAGCATCTTTGGCCTGGTCGGCCCCAACGGCGCCGGCAAAACAACACTAATCTCCCTCGCTACAGGTCTCCTGCGCCCCGACGCCGGCCAAGCGTGGATAGCCGGTAGCGATATGTGGACCGATGACGTCGCAGCTAAGCAAAAGATGGGATTGCTTGCCGACGGCATCCCCGTCTTCGATCGACTCAGTGGCCCGGAGTACCTCGAGTTCCTTGGCGGCCTGCGCAACATGGCCCCTGACGTCATCAAAACTCGATCCACGGAATTGCTCCACACCCTAGGCCTGAAAGACGCCGGAAATACCCCCATCATGGATTATTCCGCCGGCATGACCAAGAAAATCCTGCTGGCAGGTGCACTACTCCACGCGCCAAAATTACTTATTTTGGACGAGCCGTTAGAAGCTGTAGACCCTGCTTCTGGACGCACAATCCAGCGAATCCTACGAAACTTTGCCGCCAACGGCGGAACCGTCATCTTGTCCTCACACGTGATGGAGCTTGTAGAAGGCCTCTGCGACCACCTAGCAATCATCGACCACGGCCGCGTCCTCACCATGGGCAGCGTCGACGAGGTGCGCCAAGGCACCAGCCTAGTGGATGCGTTCATCGATTTTGTGGGCGGGGATGCCGTATCGTCCGACTCACTCGACTGGCTCAAGGGCGAGGAGTAA
- a CDS encoding S1 family peptidase translates to MKRLNRFTAFFAASVSIALATAPAGYALENAQAAPDNAESRSVAALRVGKASAYGNCTGTVLNEHWILSARHCFELEDPSGSKVRVGQGSNTSEYDISGWLFAPVGDIALAYVAEPMKGVSTAKISDKTVKVNDQGRIYGWSHASKLATSGKLPFADVTVTDIFADGENAQSAFLNITTRNGEGVQGGDSGGPLFIDGAVAGVTTAGGASEDVNKPAPQAFYTTVGPQKSWIENVIQGNGEGLLQTEYVEPAEGITPKQHGGRANWYGAVAVVLLLLIAGYSRISKPLSKKS, encoded by the coding sequence ATGAAAAGACTCAACCGTTTTACAGCTTTTTTCGCAGCAAGCGTAAGCATTGCTCTAGCGACTGCACCGGCCGGTTATGCGCTAGAAAATGCTCAAGCAGCGCCTGATAACGCGGAGAGCCGATCAGTAGCGGCTTTAAGGGTAGGAAAGGCATCTGCCTATGGTAACTGCACAGGTACGGTGCTTAATGAGCATTGGATTCTTTCCGCAAGACACTGTTTTGAGCTAGAGGATCCTAGCGGCTCAAAAGTGCGCGTCGGACAAGGATCGAATACCTCAGAATATGATATTTCCGGTTGGCTTTTCGCGCCTGTGGGGGACATCGCCCTAGCGTATGTAGCGGAACCTATGAAAGGGGTTTCCACCGCGAAAATATCGGACAAAACGGTAAAGGTAAATGACCAAGGCCGAATTTACGGCTGGAGCCATGCTTCTAAACTTGCTACGTCTGGAAAGCTTCCTTTCGCAGATGTGACTGTTACTGATATTTTTGCGGACGGGGAGAACGCCCAAAGTGCATTCTTGAATATCACTACTCGCAATGGAGAGGGCGTCCAAGGCGGAGATTCCGGTGGTCCATTATTTATTGACGGTGCTGTAGCTGGTGTCACAACTGCAGGAGGCGCAAGCGAAGACGTCAATAAACCTGCACCACAAGCTTTCTATACTACGGTCGGCCCTCAGAAGTCCTGGATTGAAAACGTCATTCAAGGAAACGGTGAGGGATTGCTCCAAACTGAATACGTTGAGCCCGCTGAAGGAATCACTCCCAAGCAGCACGGTGGACGTGCCAACTGGTATGGAGCTGTGGCAGTAGTCCTTCTGCTGCTTATCGCTGGATATTCTCGAATCTCTAAGCCGCTATCGAAAAAGAGTTAG